Genomic window (Thermus filiformis):
ATCGTGGCCTCGGTCCTGGTCTACAGCCTCATCCCCGCCCCGGAGGTCCTCTGGTGGCGGCTTCTGGCCCGCGTCCTCTTCCTCCCCGTGGTGGCGGCCTTCGCCTACGAGCTCCTCTACTTCTCCGCCACCCACGAGGACCCCGTCTCCCGCCTCTTCCGGGGGCTTGGCTTCCGCTTCCAGGCCCTGACCGTGGCCGAGCCCACGCCGGAGATGGTGGAGGTGGCCATCCGGAGCACCCAGGCTCTGGAGCGGGAGGTGGTGGCGTGAGGCCACAGGCTTACGGGAGTGTACGCGGATGAAGGAGACCGGAAAGAAGCGGGTCCTGGTGGCCATGTCCGGGGGGGTGGACTCCTCCGTGGCCGCCCTGCTTTTGAAGGAGGCGGGGTACGAGGTGGTGGGCGCGATGATGCGCTTCTGGCCCGACTGGAAGGAAATGCGGCTGGACCTCGAGCCCGCTTGGGAGACCTGCTGCACCCCGGACGCCGCCTACGAGGCCCGCCGGGTGGCGGACCTGTTGGGCATCCCCTTCTACCTTTTGGACTACCGGGAGGTCTTCGCCCAGGAGATCGTCCGGCCCTTCCTGGAGGACTACGCCCGGGGGCGCACCCCCAACCCCTGCGCCCGCTGCAACACCTTCGTCAAGTTTGGAGCCCTCTTGAACCAGGCCCGCCGCCTGGGGGCGGAGTACGTGGCCACCGGCCACTACGTGCGCCGGGAGGGGGAGGCGCTTTTGCGGGGGGTGGACCCGAATAAGGACCAGACCTACTTCCTCTGGGGCACCCCCAAGGAGGCGGTCCCCCACCTCCTCTTTCCCGTGGGTGGACTCACCAAGCCCGAGGTGCGCAGGATCGCCGAGGAAGCGGGCCTGCCCACCGCCAGGAAGCCGGAGAGCCAAAACCTCTGCTTCGTGGGCGGCTCCCTGCGGGACTACCTGGGGCGGGAGCTGGGGGTTCGGCCGGGGCCGGTGGTGGACCTGGCCACGGGGGAGGTGGTGGGGGAGCACCAGGGGGCGGCCCTTTACACCGTGGGGCAGAGGAAGGGCCTCGGCCTCTTCCGGCCCCACCTCGAGCGCTACGTGGTCCGGACCGACCCTCAGGCCAACGTGGTCTACGTGGGGCCCAAGGAGATGGTCCTCTTCCGGGGCCTGGAGGTTTTGGAGGCCAACCTCCTGGCCGACCTGCCCGAGGAGGTGGAGGTCCAGGTCCGCTACCGCACCCCCCCCGTCCGGGCCCGGGTCCTTTCCCACTCCCCTTTGCGCCTCCGCTTCCTCGAGCCGGTCTTCGCCGTGGCCCCGGGCCAGTCCGCCGTCTTTTACCAGGGGGAGCGGCTTCTGGGGGGCGGGGTCATCCTCCGGGGGCTGGAGCCCCTCGAGGCGCATGACCTTCCTCTGACAATGCCCGCGTAGCCTTAGGCTGGGAGGTTTGAGGATGAGCGGAAAGAAGCTTTTCGTGGCGTTGGCGGCTTTGGCCCTGGGCCTGGGCCTGGCCCAGCAGGTGACCCTGGTGGGCGCGGGCTCCACCTTCGTCTACCCCCTGATGGCCAAATGGGGGGACGAGTACAACAAGCTGACCAAGGGCCAGGTGCGGGTGAACTACCAGTCCATCGGCTCCGGGGGCGGGATCCGGCAGTTCCTGGAGCAGACCGTCCACTACGGCGCCTCGGACGCTCCCCTGGCCGACGCCCAGATGAAGGAGGTGCGGGACCGCTTCAAGACGGGCGCCCTGAACATCCCCGTCACCCTGGGGGCGGTGGTCGTCACCTACAACCTCCCGGGGGTGAGGGAGTCCTTGAACTTCACGGGGGAGCTGGTGGCGGACATCTTCCTGGGCAAGGTCAAGACCTGGAATGACCCCAGGATCCAGGAGCTGAACCCCAACGTTAAGCTCCCGCCCCTGCCCATCACCGTGGTCCACCGCTCGGACGGCTCCGGCACCACCTTCATCTTCACGGATTACCTCTCCAAGGTCTCCCTCGAGTGGGCGAGCAAGGTGGGCCGGGGGACGAGCCTGCAGTGGCCCACGGGCATCGGGGCCAAGGGGAACGAGGGGGTGGCCGGGGCGGTGAAGCAGAGCCCCGGGGCCATCGGGTACGTGGAGCTGACCTACGCGGTCCAGAACAACCTCCCCTACGGGGCGATCCGGAACCGGGCCTCGGGCAAGTTCATCCTGCCCACCCTGGAGTCCATCCGGGAGGCCTCCAACGTGCCCCTGCCCGGGGACGCCCGCGTCTCCATTACCGACACCAAGAGCCCGAACGGCTACCCCATCTCGGGCTTCGTCTACGTGCTCCTCTACGAGAAGCTGGAGGTGAACAAGGCGGTCAAGTCCGAGGCCGAGGCCCGGGCCCTCGTGGAGTTCCTGAAGTGGGTCCTGGAGGACGGCCAGAACTTCGCCGAGCCCCTCAAGTACGTCCGGCTGGGGGCGATTCCCGTGGAGCGGGCCCACGCCCTCCTCTCCAGGGTCACCTACCAGGGTAAGCCCATCGGAAAGGAGATCCTGGGCCGGTAGGCCCCGCCCTGCCCCCGCCGTGGGCCCTCCCACGGCGGGGCGTAAAATGGAGGGAGCATGAAGCGCCTGTACACCCACTTCGGGGACCGCCTGTTCGCCCTGGTCCTGGTCCTTCTGGCCTCCGGGGTGATCCTCGCCGCCTTTCTCATGGCCTACGAGCTGTACAAGGGGGGGAGCCTGGCCCTCTCCAAGGAGGGGTTTTGGGGCTTCCTGGTGGGGGTGAAGTGGGACCCCGTGATAGAGAAGAGCTTCGGGGCCTGGCCCTACGTCCTGGGCACCCTCATCGTCAGCCTCTCCGCCCTCTTCCTCTCCTTTTTCCCCGCCCTGGCCGCCGCCATCTTCGCCGCCGAGTACGCCCCAAGGTGGCTCGCCCAGATCATCAACTACCTCCTGGACCTGACCGCGGCCGTGCCCAGCGTGGTCTACGGGCTCTGGGGCATCTTCGTCATGGCCCCCTGGATCCGGGACCACCTGATGCTCCCCACCTACCTCTGGGCGGCGGAGCAGGCCCCCTGGCTTCTACCCTTCCTCGGCAACCCCTCCGGCTACGGCCTCCTCACCGCCATTCTCATCCTGGCGGCCATGGTGGTCCCCTTCACCGCCGCCTTGGCCCGGGACGCCATCCAGCTCGTGCCTAAGGAGCAGCGGGAGGCGGCCTACGCCCTGGGGGCCACCCGGTGGGAGGTCCTGCGCCTGGCCGTGCTGCCCCTGGCCCGGGCGGGGATCCTGGCCGGGGCCTTCCTGGCCCTGGCCCGGGCCATGGGGGAGACCATGGCGGTGACCATGGTCATTGGCAACTCCCACAAGCTCCCCTACACCCTCTTCGGCGGGGCGGCCACCATGCCCAGCGTCATCGCCAACGAGTTCACGGAGGCGGTGGAGGACCTCCACCTCTCCGCCCTCATCGCCGTCGGCTTTTACCTCTTCGTGGTCTCCTTCTTGGTGAACCTCCTGGCGGGGTACGTTCTCCGCCGCCAGGAGGCCCTGGCCCGGGGGGTGCGATGAATATGACGAATGCTGCGGCAAAGACGAAGGAGCTGGCCCTAAGGGCCCGTTACCGTCGGGACCGGTTCATGCAGGCCCTGGTGGGCCTGGGGACGGTCCTTGCGCTTCTGGTCCTCTTCCTGGTCATGGCCTACGCCCTCCTGAAGGGGGTCTCCGCCCTGAACCTGGACTTCTTCACCCACGACATGCGTCCTCCCGGGGAGGCGGGGGGCGGGCTTCGCCAGGCCATCGTGGGCACCCTCATCGTGGACGGCCTGGCCCTCCTTCTGGCCCTGCCCTTTGGCCTTGCGGCGGGGATCCTGATGGCGGAGTACAAGGAGCACCCCCTGGCCCCGGTGGTGCGGCTTCTGGGGGACACCATGAACGGGATGCCCGCCATCCTCTTCGGCCTCTTGGCCTTCATCCTGGTGGTCAAGCCCATGGGGGGGTTTTCCGCCCTCTCGGGCTCGGTGGCCCTGGGCTTCCTGATGGTGCCCATCATCGCCCGGGCCACGGAGGGGGTCCTCCTCCTGGTGCCCCGGGAGATCCGGGAGGCGGGCCTGGCCCTGGGCCTGCCCCGCTGGCGGGTCATCCTCTCCCTGGTCCTGCCCACCGCCCGGGCGGGTCTGGTCACGGGGGTGATGCTGGCCTTCGCCCGGGCGGCGGGAGAGGCGGCCCCCCTCCTCTTCACCGCCTTCGGCAACCCCTTCCTCTCCTTTGACCTTCTAAAGCCCATGGACACCCTGCCCCTGAGGCTTTTCCAGTTCGCCATCAGCCCCTACGACGACTGGCACCGCCTGGCCTGGGGGGCGGGGCTGGTGCTCTTCGCCCTCATCGTTCTCTCCAGCGCCCTGGCCCGCCTGGCCATCCGGCGTTAGAAAGGAGGTTTGGCATGCAAGACCCCTTCGCAGATCGGAAGTTTGTGAACCTAAAAGCGGGCGCGCAGGAGGGCGGAGCGAACGCGCGCGAGGACGGAACGGACGTGCACTTGGAGACTCGAGGCCTGGTGGTCTACTACGGGAAGCGCATCGGCGTGGGGGTCAACGGGGGGGTTAGCCTGCCCCTTTACCGGCATAAGGTGACCGCCTTCATCGGCCCCTCGGGCTGCGGGAAGACCACCTTCCTCCGGGCCCTCAACCGGATGCACGACCTCACCCCGGGGGCCCGGGTGGAGGGGGAGGTCCTCCTGGACGGGGAGAACATCTACGCCCCCGGGGTGGACCCGGTCCTGGTCCGCCGCCGGATCGGAATGGTCTTCCAGAAGCCCACCGCCTTTCCCACCCTCTCCATCTACGACAACGTGGCGGCCGGGCTGAAGCTGGTGGGGGTCCGGGACCGGAGGCGGCTGGACGAGGCGGTGGAGCGGGCCCTCCGGGCGGCGGCCCTCTGGGACGAGGTGAAGGACCGGCTCCGGGCCCCCGCCTCCGGGCTTTCCGGGGGGCAGCAGCAGCGCCTGACCATCGCCCGGGCCCTGGCGGTGGAGCCCGAGGTCCTCCTCATGGACGAGCCCACCGCCTCCTTGGACCCCATCTCCACCCAGGCCATAGAGGACCTCCTCCTCTCCTTGAAGGAGCAGGTCACCGTGGCCATCGTGACCCACAACATGCAGCAGGCGGCCCGGGTTTCCGACTACACCGCCTTCTTCCTGAACGGGGAGATGGTGGAGTTCGGGCCCACCGAACTCCTCTTCACTAAGCCCCAGGACCCTCGCACCGAGGCCTACATCACCGGCCGGTTCGGGTAGGGGTTTTGTACAATCGGTCCTCGTGCAGAGGCTTTTCCCCCTTCTTTTCCTCTTTTTGGCCGCCTGGGCGGGGCCCGACCTCTTGGTCTACGGGGGGACGCCCCAGGGGGTGGCGGCGGCGGTGGCCGCGGCCCGGGAGGGGCTCCGGGTCCTCCTGGTTTCGCCCACCCCCCGGGTGGGCGGGGTGCTCACGGGGGGGTGGCTGGCCACCTGGGACCTGAGCCGGGACGAGAAGAAGCGCCTCCTCCAGGAGGGGCTTTTCCTGGAGATGTACCGGCGCTTTGGGGGGACGCCTCCTTTGACGTGACCCGGGCCGAGGAAGTCCTGAGGCGGATGCTGGAGGAGGCGGGGGTGGAGGTGGTCCTCCAGGCCCCCCTGGAGGAGGTCCTGGTCCAGGGGGGGTACGTGGTCCGGGTGCGGTTTGGCGGGGGCCGGACGGAGGTCCCTGCCCTGGTGGTGGACGCCACGGACACCGCCGAGCTCGCGGCCTTGGCCGGGGCCCGGTTCACCCTGGGCCGGGAGGACACTGGCCTGGACCGGGCCCAGATGGCGGCCACCCTCGTCTTCCGCCTCGAGGGCCTGCCCTGGGGGGCGGTCTTCCTGGCCCTGAACCACGAGGGGGTGTTCCGCAGGACGGGGGCAGGGGCCTGGGGGCGGAGCGCCTGGGGGTTCGGGGAGCTGGGGGAGGGGTACGCGCCAGGCTCGCCCCGCTTCCGCCTCCGGGGGCTGAACCTGGCCCGGCAGGACGACGGGAGCGTCCTGGTCAACGCCCTCCTGGTCTTCGGGGTGGACGGGACCGACCCCGAGGCCCTGCGCCAGGCCCTCCTGGAGGCCGAGGCGGAGGCGGAGCGGGTCTGGGCCTACCTGAAGGCCAAAAGCCCCCTCCTCTTCGGCTCCGCCCGCCTGGCCGGGACGGCGCCGGAGCTTTACGTCCGGGAGAGCCGCCACCTCCTGGGCCTCTACCGTCTGCGGGCAGACGACGTCCTTTATGGCCGCACCTTTCCCGACGCCCTGGCCCTGGGGGGCTATCCCATGGATGGCCAGGCCTACCTGCCGGGGGAGACCCCCTACCTCCTGGGCACCCCCGCCCCCTACGGCATCCCCTTGCGGAGCCTGATTCCCCAGGGGCTTCGCAACCTCCTGGTCGTCTCCCAGGCCGCCTCCTTTGACAGCGTGGCGGCCTTCTCCGCCCGGGTGGCCCCCACCCAGGTGGCCCTGGGCCAGGGGGCGGGGGTGGCGGCGGTGGTGGCCCGGGAGCGGGGCCTGGACTTCCCCGGCCTATTGACGGGGGCGGTGGCCGAGGTCCAGAAGCGGCTGGTCCGGCAGGGGGCCCGCCTAGCGGGGGGAGAGGCCTTTGCCAAGGAGGCCCAGGACCGGAAGGACCCCGGCTTCGCCCAGGCGGTGGACCTTTTGAGGCGGGGGCTTTTCGCCGCCCCTTACGACCTAAAAGGCGAGCTCGGGCTTGCCCGCCCCGTTTTGGTGGGGGACTTCCTGGCCGACCTCGAGCACTTCTACCGGGCCCGGGGCGACCAGGAGGCCCTGGCCGTGGTCCTCACCGCCCGGGA
Coding sequences:
- the pstB gene encoding phosphate ABC transporter ATP-binding protein PstB; the encoded protein is MQDPFADRKFVNLKAGAQEGGANAREDGTDVHLETRGLVVYYGKRIGVGVNGGVSLPLYRHKVTAFIGPSGCGKTTFLRALNRMHDLTPGARVEGEVLLDGENIYAPGVDPVLVRRRIGMVFQKPTAFPTLSIYDNVAAGLKLVGVRDRRRLDEAVERALRAAALWDEVKDRLRAPASGLSGGQQQRLTIARALAVEPEVLLMDEPTASLDPISTQAIEDLLLSLKEQVTVAIVTHNMQQAARVSDYTAFFLNGEMVEFGPTELLFTKPQDPRTEAYITGRFG
- the mnmA gene encoding tRNA 2-thiouridine(34) synthase MnmA, producing MKETGKKRVLVAMSGGVDSSVAALLLKEAGYEVVGAMMRFWPDWKEMRLDLEPAWETCCTPDAAYEARRVADLLGIPFYLLDYREVFAQEIVRPFLEDYARGRTPNPCARCNTFVKFGALLNQARRLGAEYVATGHYVRREGEALLRGVDPNKDQTYFLWGTPKEAVPHLLFPVGGLTKPEVRRIAEEAGLPTARKPESQNLCFVGGSLRDYLGRELGVRPGPVVDLATGEVVGEHQGAALYTVGQRKGLGLFRPHLERYVVRTDPQANVVYVGPKEMVLFRGLEVLEANLLADLPEEVEVQVRYRTPPVRARVLSHSPLRLRFLEPVFAVAPGQSAVFYQGERLLGGGVILRGLEPLEAHDLPLTMPA
- the pstA gene encoding phosphate ABC transporter permease PstA, producing the protein MTNAAAKTKELALRARYRRDRFMQALVGLGTVLALLVLFLVMAYALLKGVSALNLDFFTHDMRPPGEAGGGLRQAIVGTLIVDGLALLLALPFGLAAGILMAEYKEHPLAPVVRLLGDTMNGMPAILFGLLAFILVVKPMGGFSALSGSVALGFLMVPIIARATEGVLLLVPREIREAGLALGLPRWRVILSLVLPTARAGLVTGVMLAFARAAGEAAPLLFTAFGNPFLSFDLLKPMDTLPLRLFQFAISPYDDWHRLAWGAGLVLFALIVLSSALARLAIRR
- the pstS gene encoding phosphate ABC transporter substrate-binding protein PstS; translated protein: MSGKKLFVALAALALGLGLAQQVTLVGAGSTFVYPLMAKWGDEYNKLTKGQVRVNYQSIGSGGGIRQFLEQTVHYGASDAPLADAQMKEVRDRFKTGALNIPVTLGAVVVTYNLPGVRESLNFTGELVADIFLGKVKTWNDPRIQELNPNVKLPPLPITVVHRSDGSGTTFIFTDYLSKVSLEWASKVGRGTSLQWPTGIGAKGNEGVAGAVKQSPGAIGYVELTYAVQNNLPYGAIRNRASGKFILPTLESIREASNVPLPGDARVSITDTKSPNGYPISGFVYVLLYEKLEVNKAVKSEAEARALVEFLKWVLEDGQNFAEPLKYVRLGAIPVERAHALLSRVTYQGKPIGKEILGR
- the pstC gene encoding phosphate ABC transporter permease subunit PstC; protein product: MKRLYTHFGDRLFALVLVLLASGVILAAFLMAYELYKGGSLALSKEGFWGFLVGVKWDPVIEKSFGAWPYVLGTLIVSLSALFLSFFPALAAAIFAAEYAPRWLAQIINYLLDLTAAVPSVVYGLWGIFVMAPWIRDHLMLPTYLWAAEQAPWLLPFLGNPSGYGLLTAILILAAMVVPFTAALARDAIQLVPKEQREAAYALGATRWEVLRLAVLPLARAGILAGAFLALARAMGETMAVTMVIGNSHKLPYTLFGGAATMPSVIANEFTEAVEDLHLSALIAVGFYLFVVSFLVNLLAGYVLRRQEALARGVR